The following proteins are co-located in the Lepisosteus oculatus isolate fLepOcu1 chromosome 9, fLepOcu1.hap2, whole genome shotgun sequence genome:
- the fn3krp gene encoding ketosamine-3-kinase isoform X3, producing the protein MPTQSVCSLAPVACWNRRRLPRDPVLEDAVRKWAKLMFEGEKAGLEAILQTSTVRVPRPLKVIELSSGGAVFVMEHLDMRSLNRFSAQLGEQMADLHLHNQGLREKMIKEEQTIGKGPGHSEVQYVEKFGFHTVTCCGYIPQENDWQSDWVTFFTQQRLQHQLNLIEKDYNDKEARDLWPQLQRKIPQLFSEVEVIPALLHGDLWGGNVAESGEGPLVFDPASFYGHSEFELAIAGMFGGFSSSFYTAYHNKIPKAAGFDKRLKLYQLFHYLNHWNHFGTGYRGSSLRVMKDLLK; encoded by the exons ATGCCCACCCAGAGCGTATGCAGCTtggcgcctgttgcttgctggaataggcgcaggctcccccgtgaccctgtattggaagacgcagttagaaaatgg GCTAAACTCATGTTTGAAGGAGAAAAGGCGGGTCTGGAAGCCATCCTGCAGACCAGCACTGTCCGAGTCCCCAGACCTCTGAAAGTCATTGAGCTCTCCTCGGGAGGGGCGGTGTTTGTGATGGAGCATTTAGACATGAGGAGTCTGAACAG GTTCTCTGCACAGCTGGGAGAGCAGATGGCAGATCTTCACCTTCACAACCAGGGGTTGAGGGAGAAGATGATCAAGGAGGAACAAACAATAG GGAAGGGGCCTGGCCACTCTGAAGTCCAGTATGTTGAGAAGTTTGGGTTTCATACAGTGACATGCTGTGGATACATCCCGCAA GAGAATGACTGGCAGAGTGACTGGGTCACCTTTTTCACTCAGCAGAGGCTCCAGCATCAGCTGAACCTGATTGAAAAAGATTATAATGATAAGGAAGCCAGGGACCTGTGGCCTCAGCTTCAG CGGAAGATCCCACAGCTCTTCAGCGAAGTAGAGGTCATCCCAGCGCTGCTGCACGGGGATCTGTGGGGAGGCAATGTGGCGGAGAGTGGGGAAGGCCCACTGGTGTTTGACCCTGCTTCGTTCTATGGGCACTCAGAGTTTGAGCTGGCAATAGCCGGGATGTTTGGTGGATTCAGTAGCTCCTTCTACACTGCCTACCATAATAAAATCCCCAAAGCAGCAGGCTTTGACAAGCGGTTGAAACTATACCAGCTGTTCCACTACCTGAACCACTGGAACCACTTTGGAACTGGATACAGGGGCTCCTCACTGAGAGTCATGAAGGACCTGCTGAAGTAG
- the fn3krp gene encoding ketosamine-3-kinase isoform X1 — MEAILKKELGTSTLRATGGAGGGCISEGQSYDTDTGRVFVKVNRKSQAKLMFEGEKAGLEAILQTSTVRVPRPLKVIELSSGGAVFVMEHLDMRSLNRFSAQLGEQMADLHLHNQGLREKMIKEEQTIGKGPGHSEVQYVEKFGFHTVTCCGYIPQENDWQSDWVTFFTQQRLQHQLNLIEKDYNDKEARDLWPQLQRKIPQLFSEVEVIPALLHGDLWGGNVAESGEGPLVFDPASFYGHSEFELAIAGMFGGFSSSFYTAYHNKIPKAAGFDKRLKLYQLFHYLNHWNHFGTGYRGSSLRVMKDLLK, encoded by the exons ATGGAGGCGATCCTGAAGAAAGAGCTGGGCACCTCGACTCTGCGGGCCACTGGAGGCGCAGGGGGCGGGTGTATCAGTGAGGGTCAGAGCTACGACACCGACACCGGCAGGGTGTTTGTCAAAGTAAACCGCAAGAGCCAG GCTAAACTCATGTTTGAAGGAGAAAAGGCGGGTCTGGAAGCCATCCTGCAGACCAGCACTGTCCGAGTCCCCAGACCTCTGAAAGTCATTGAGCTCTCCTCGGGAGGGGCGGTGTTTGTGATGGAGCATTTAGACATGAGGAGTCTGAACAG GTTCTCTGCACAGCTGGGAGAGCAGATGGCAGATCTTCACCTTCACAACCAGGGGTTGAGGGAGAAGATGATCAAGGAGGAACAAACAATAG GGAAGGGGCCTGGCCACTCTGAAGTCCAGTATGTTGAGAAGTTTGGGTTTCATACAGTGACATGCTGTGGATACATCCCGCAA GAGAATGACTGGCAGAGTGACTGGGTCACCTTTTTCACTCAGCAGAGGCTCCAGCATCAGCTGAACCTGATTGAAAAAGATTATAATGATAAGGAAGCCAGGGACCTGTGGCCTCAGCTTCAG CGGAAGATCCCACAGCTCTTCAGCGAAGTAGAGGTCATCCCAGCGCTGCTGCACGGGGATCTGTGGGGAGGCAATGTGGCGGAGAGTGGGGAAGGCCCACTGGTGTTTGACCCTGCTTCGTTCTATGGGCACTCAGAGTTTGAGCTGGCAATAGCCGGGATGTTTGGTGGATTCAGTAGCTCCTTCTACACTGCCTACCATAATAAAATCCCCAAAGCAGCAGGCTTTGACAAGCGGTTGAAACTATACCAGCTGTTCCACTACCTGAACCACTGGAACCACTTTGGAACTGGATACAGGGGCTCCTCACTGAGAGTCATGAAGGACCTGCTGAAGTAG
- the znf750 gene encoding zinc finger protein 750, whose protein sequence is MSSTKERKPKKPHYIPRPPGKPFKYHCFQCPFTCNEKSHLFNHMKYNLCRNSITLVSEQDRSGKPAKPAAADPSLRVSAEPTDKHSIPAAEESVSAKDDALPEQRITEEPEEEAQSQRRRGSQSPTGSLQRDLKVRLPESRMDKQPEPIPRPSAFVPIAAHRPVDRTDNRDMPPFHKPEGPAPALSFKPTYYHPSAAWRATPGFVPPEFSHKSSPGKVVGPTNYPSAVMPEYTPYIFAEHPMTAIYQPYLIPGNPHEHEGTPFSSYFIDPQRSMFPHVFPAPTIPLPSPLPPSALENPYRLYQSVHQAPPIHYGMYRPPHTHEPSFQDFPTKSLLPVEGYGRDVGAGECNRYPGSRSPATTDTHSKHAKDFPRPAGSSATGSQEQGAESEMKMSPRAGCAASGSPDRPSPTGFTQNDPVSDSHHPAFESGRPHSHLPGDSLALKRIADPPSPPPAASQKDTRRPAESSAESRGQASNTFDPCSSQGTSETEEEDEVPLNLSKKHHVVEGEHVITLPVSRGSSPGTGDKHDMQDMPLNLSLRACASQSKPPSPASCSLEAPPHSPTPVQMERGSGGQYAPSSPQLESIDEQKQTAAFALCQLASSSTRTVNPEPAPSLPQGNPGNKVAQCGNSLPPSGTPDAQTVVHRSSDKGQKRPSCEEPCTFPQSTKKSKTETNRTLRKRPRCS, encoded by the exons ATGAGCAGCACAAAAGAACGCAAGCCTAAGAAGCCTCACTATATCCCAAGACCTCCAGGTAAACCATTCAAGTACCACTGCTTCCAGTGTCCCTTCACCTGCAATGAAAAATCTCATTTATTTAACCACATGAAGTACAACCTGTGCAGAAACTCCATAACCCTGGTGTCAGAGCAGGACCGTTCTGGGAAGCCGGCAAAGCCAGCTGCCGCAGACCCCTCCCTCAGGGTGTCAGCCGAGCCCACGGACAAACACTCGATCCCGGCAGCTGAAGAAAGCGTGTCCGCAAAGGACGATGCTCTACCTGAGCAGAGAATCACGGAGGAGCCGGAAGAGGAAGCTCAGAGTCAGAGAAGAAGGGGGTCTCAGAGCCCCACAGGGTCCCTGCAGAGAGATCTGAAGGTACGGCTGCCAGAGAGCAGAATGGACAAGCAGCCCGAGCCCATACCGAGGCCCTCCGCCTTTGTTCCCATCGCAGCCCACCGGCCAGTTGACAGGACAGACAACAGAGACATGCCGCCCTTCCACAAACCAGAGGGACCTGCTCCGGCTCTCTCCTTCAAACCTACATATTATCATCCCAGTGCCGCTTGGAGAGCTACCCCAGGATTTGTCCCACCAGAGTTTTCTCACAAATCATCACCTGGCAAAGTCGTCGGCCCTACCAACTACCCGTCGGCTGTGATGCCTGAATACACCCCCTACATCTTTGCAGAACATCCCATGACAGCGATCTACCAGCCATATCTAATCCCTGGAAATCCCCACGAGCATGAAGGCACCCCCTTTTCCTCTTACTTCATAGACCCTCAGAGGTCCATGTTTCCCCATGTGTTTCCAGCCCCAACGATCCCACTCCCAAGCCCTTTGCCTCCTTCTGCCCTGGAGAATCCCTACAGGCTCTACCAGTCTGTCCACCAGGCTCCCCCCATCCACTATGGAATGTATCGGCCTCCACACACCCATGAGCCCTCGTTTCAGGACTTTCCCACAAAGTCCCTTCTCCCGGTAGAAGGGTATGGCAGAGACGTGGGAGCAGGGGAGTGCAACCGATACCCTGGCTCGCGGAGCCCGGCCACAACTGACACTCACAGCAAACATGCCAAAGACTTCCCCAGGCCTGCTGGGAGCTCAGCCACAGGAAGCCAGGAGCAGGGGGCAGAGAGCGAGATGAAAATGAGCCCCAGAGCGGGCTGTGCTGCTTCAGGCTCCCCAGACAGGCCCAGCCCCACCGGGTTCACTCAGAACGACCCCGTTTCTGACAGCCACCACCCCGCCTTCGAGTCAGGCAGGCCTCACTCCCACCTACCAGGAGACAGCCTCGCTCTCAAGAGGATAGCAGACCCACCGAGTCCTCCTCCTGCAGCTTCGCAGAAAGACACCAGGCGGCCAGCAGAAAG CTCTGCAGAAAGCCGAGGACAGGCATCAAATACATTTGATCCCTGCAGCTCGCAGGGGACATCAGAGACTGAGGAAGAAGATGAGGTTCCTCTGAATCTTTCCAAGAAGCATCATGTTGTGGAGGGGGAACACGTTATAACCCTTCCAGTCAGCAGGGGGAGCTCTCCAGGGACAGGGGATAAGCACGACATGCAGGACATGCCTTTGAACCTCTCTTTGAGGGCTTGTGCCAGCCAGTCTAAACCTCCCAGCCCAGCATCCTGCTCCCTGGAAGCTCCCCCACACAGCCCAACACCGGTGCAGATGGAGAGGGGGTCAGGTGGGCAGTACGCCCCATCCTCCCCCCAGCTGGAGAGCATCGATGAGCAGAAGCAGACTGCAGCCTTCGCACTCTGCCAGCTGGCCAGCTCCAGCACCCGCACTGTGAACCCAGAGCCAGCCCCATCTCTTCCTCAGGGGAATCCTGGGAACAAAGTAGCTCAATGTGGGAACTCTCTGCCGCCCTCTGGGACCCCAGATGCACAGACAGTGGTACACAGGTCCTCAGACAAAGGCCAGAAAAGACCCAGCTGTGAGGAACCCTGCACATTTCCACAGAGCACTAAGAAATCCAAGACTGAGACCAATAGGACCCTGAGGAAGAGACCACGCTGCTCATGA
- the fn3krp gene encoding ketosamine-3-kinase isoform X2, translating to MEAILKKELGTSTLRATGGAGGGCISEGQSYDTDTGRVFVKAKLMFEGEKAGLEAILQTSTVRVPRPLKVIELSSGGAVFVMEHLDMRSLNRFSAQLGEQMADLHLHNQGLREKMIKEEQTIGKGPGHSEVQYVEKFGFHTVTCCGYIPQENDWQSDWVTFFTQQRLQHQLNLIEKDYNDKEARDLWPQLQRKIPQLFSEVEVIPALLHGDLWGGNVAESGEGPLVFDPASFYGHSEFELAIAGMFGGFSSSFYTAYHNKIPKAAGFDKRLKLYQLFHYLNHWNHFGTGYRGSSLRVMKDLLK from the exons ATGGAGGCGATCCTGAAGAAAGAGCTGGGCACCTCGACTCTGCGGGCCACTGGAGGCGCAGGGGGCGGGTGTATCAGTGAGGGTCAGAGCTACGACACCGACACCGGCAGGGTGTTTGTCAAA GCTAAACTCATGTTTGAAGGAGAAAAGGCGGGTCTGGAAGCCATCCTGCAGACCAGCACTGTCCGAGTCCCCAGACCTCTGAAAGTCATTGAGCTCTCCTCGGGAGGGGCGGTGTTTGTGATGGAGCATTTAGACATGAGGAGTCTGAACAG GTTCTCTGCACAGCTGGGAGAGCAGATGGCAGATCTTCACCTTCACAACCAGGGGTTGAGGGAGAAGATGATCAAGGAGGAACAAACAATAG GGAAGGGGCCTGGCCACTCTGAAGTCCAGTATGTTGAGAAGTTTGGGTTTCATACAGTGACATGCTGTGGATACATCCCGCAA GAGAATGACTGGCAGAGTGACTGGGTCACCTTTTTCACTCAGCAGAGGCTCCAGCATCAGCTGAACCTGATTGAAAAAGATTATAATGATAAGGAAGCCAGGGACCTGTGGCCTCAGCTTCAG CGGAAGATCCCACAGCTCTTCAGCGAAGTAGAGGTCATCCCAGCGCTGCTGCACGGGGATCTGTGGGGAGGCAATGTGGCGGAGAGTGGGGAAGGCCCACTGGTGTTTGACCCTGCTTCGTTCTATGGGCACTCAGAGTTTGAGCTGGCAATAGCCGGGATGTTTGGTGGATTCAGTAGCTCCTTCTACACTGCCTACCATAATAAAATCCCCAAAGCAGCAGGCTTTGACAAGCGGTTGAAACTATACCAGCTGTTCCACTACCTGAACCACTGGAACCACTTTGGAACTGGATACAGGGGCTCCTCACTGAGAGTCATGAAGGACCTGCTGAAGTAG
- the fn3krp gene encoding ketosamine-3-kinase isoform X4 has product MFEGEKAGLEAILQTSTVRVPRPLKVIELSSGGAVFVMEHLDMRSLNRFSAQLGEQMADLHLHNQGLREKMIKEEQTIGKGPGHSEVQYVEKFGFHTVTCCGYIPQENDWQSDWVTFFTQQRLQHQLNLIEKDYNDKEARDLWPQLQRKIPQLFSEVEVIPALLHGDLWGGNVAESGEGPLVFDPASFYGHSEFELAIAGMFGGFSSSFYTAYHNKIPKAAGFDKRLKLYQLFHYLNHWNHFGTGYRGSSLRVMKDLLK; this is encoded by the exons ATGTTTGAAGGAGAAAAGGCGGGTCTGGAAGCCATCCTGCAGACCAGCACTGTCCGAGTCCCCAGACCTCTGAAAGTCATTGAGCTCTCCTCGGGAGGGGCGGTGTTTGTGATGGAGCATTTAGACATGAGGAGTCTGAACAG GTTCTCTGCACAGCTGGGAGAGCAGATGGCAGATCTTCACCTTCACAACCAGGGGTTGAGGGAGAAGATGATCAAGGAGGAACAAACAATAG GGAAGGGGCCTGGCCACTCTGAAGTCCAGTATGTTGAGAAGTTTGGGTTTCATACAGTGACATGCTGTGGATACATCCCGCAA GAGAATGACTGGCAGAGTGACTGGGTCACCTTTTTCACTCAGCAGAGGCTCCAGCATCAGCTGAACCTGATTGAAAAAGATTATAATGATAAGGAAGCCAGGGACCTGTGGCCTCAGCTTCAG CGGAAGATCCCACAGCTCTTCAGCGAAGTAGAGGTCATCCCAGCGCTGCTGCACGGGGATCTGTGGGGAGGCAATGTGGCGGAGAGTGGGGAAGGCCCACTGGTGTTTGACCCTGCTTCGTTCTATGGGCACTCAGAGTTTGAGCTGGCAATAGCCGGGATGTTTGGTGGATTCAGTAGCTCCTTCTACACTGCCTACCATAATAAAATCCCCAAAGCAGCAGGCTTTGACAAGCGGTTGAAACTATACCAGCTGTTCCACTACCTGAACCACTGGAACCACTTTGGAACTGGATACAGGGGCTCCTCACTGAGAGTCATGAAGGACCTGCTGAAGTAG